The genomic segment CGAGCTCGGCAAAGATATGAGCGAGTGGAAGCCCCATGTGAGCGGCATCTTCTCCGCCGCAGACAATCAAAAGTTTTGCATTTTCAATGGGAAAAAAGTATTTCCCGTTCCTTTCATATTTTTTAAAAGCGCCGTCCCGTTTCCGCTTTTGCGGCAGCGCAATAAAGCCCGTTTCGGTGAGATTTGCCCGAAGCGCTTCAACCGATTCAGGCTGATCCGTAGTATGTTTGGAGTGATCTGTAGTACGGTTCATCGCTGATTGCGAAGAATTTGAAGCATTTAATGAATCCGGCGAAGGCTTCGGCGCCGATACGTCAGACAACTCAATGGAATGGGGTAAAGTAGGGAGAATATCGATCAGATAGTCGGCAAAAGCCCTCCCCTCGCCTCCTTCATCCAAGGCGATGACCGGCGCAATTTTTTTAAGCTGCCGCACTTCTTCCGCCTGTGTCCTAAAATTATCGAGGATAAAGACGCATGTTTGCTCAGGAATTTCATTAACAGTCTCAATATTTCCCATCTTCTTAATGATATCCTGAACGAATGGAGGCTCAGATGAAGATCGGAGATACAACACACAGCGTAGCTGAGGGGCAAGCTCTTGCATCAAGCTGCAGGCACGGCGGAGATGTCCCGTTCCCTGCCCTTCCCGTACCGACGGAACAAACACGGCAATTCTACCGGCATATCGGCATGCCTGCATAACTGCGGACGAAGACGGAGGCATTGCAGTCTTTTCCCTTTGTAGATACTGCATCATCAATTCCGCACGGTTAAAATCATCCCGCGTATCGACTGTTGTCCGCAAGTGCGGCGCATACCACCGCAATGGAGCGGTTTCTTTTACACAGATAAAGGTATCGGTATGCCGATACAGCGCGGGACCAACGTGTTCATGGTCATACGCATCATCGGTCAGCCGTTCTGCGGTAAGCAAGCTCTTCGCCTTTATAATTTCGACGCCACTGCCGTGCGGAAGACCGGTGTAGGTAAAGTAATCAGGCTCTCCCAGTTCCACAAACCGCTGAACGGAAGCTTCGGCAGCTTCAGTAAACAAAAAAGGATTGTCACCCGTTGCGCGGATAATCGTTGTAATGGGACGGAGTGAAGTTTCAAACTGCTTAACAACCGAACAAAAACGGCCAAGCACATCGGTTTCCGAACCGCTGATGAGGGTATAATGAAATTGCTCTGCAAGCGGTGCAAAATCAGCTGCCGATGTATAATCGCAAGCAAGGATGTACCGTTCCGCAGGAATCTCCCGCATTGCTTCAAGCGTATAGGCAAGAAGCGGTTTGCCGCAAAGGTTCAAAAGCGCTTTGTGCGGCAACCGTGAAGAATTGAGGCGTGCTTGTACAACAACGGCAACACCTGAATAAACGCTCATATAAAAGGCTCCCAATGCTCTATCAATGTACGGGCGGTGGTAATAAACCGCTTCTTATTCAATTCAGTCCATCGCCGCGCTTCAGAAAAATGCTGCCATGCATGCAGCGGGTTTAAGCCGGAGTTATGCAGATAGCTCCAGAATAATTTAAAAGGAATAGCAGCCTCTCCGCCCGTCAACTCCGGTGCAAGATTTTTAAGATAAAACTGCCGATATGAAGCATCAACGGAAATATTTTCAGGCGGCGGCTCGCCCTCATAGTGAATCCTGAACGACGTAAAGATCCGGATCGCCTCCCCCCAGAGGTGTGCACGAAAACCGAAATCAAGGTTTTGCCAATAAGGATTCTGAATAGTATAATCAAAACCGCCGAGCTGCATACACTTATTTCTACTATAAATTCCCATAAAATCATAGGGATAAATAGTTGCGGTCTTATTTTTGATGCAGGAAAGCTGTTCGGTCGAAAATCGATTCCCATTCAGGCTGGGAACCATTTGATTAGGTACCGCTTCACCTCGCACATTCGCCAGCACAGGCGCTGCACAAAACAAATGCTCTTGTTTAATCTTTTCAAGTACCCGCTCGGTAAAACTTCCCGGCGGAATGCGTGTATCGTTCCATAATACCATAATATATGGAGCGGACGTTTCCGCAAAGCCGAGATTAATCATCTCCCCGACGGTGAGTTTTTCTTGCGGAAATAAAAACCGTACTTGCGGAAATTTTCCTGTGAGGCTTTCCATGTCGCCGACATCGGCACTTGACTCTATCGAAATAACAGAGGTAAATCCTTCAGCTAAGAGCTGTTCAAAAAAGAGCTGTCGATAATACTTTCTGCCGCGGTTTAACACAACAACGCAAAAATTTTCCGCCTTGTCTTGTCCCCGATACTGCATACCGCCGATAATAGTATGTGAAACCTTCCGTTCGTTAAAAGTTGTAGGTATAATATTCGTCACAGTGCTCACATACCCCCTTATAGCAGGATTGTATCTGATCGGAGTAAAAACGCCGGCCGTTTTCCCAAATCGTTTCGAGCGGCATCGTAAAGGCATTGCCGAGTACAACCGAACAGCTGACATCTTCTTTACAGAGCGGAACGGTTCCGTCTGTGCAAATAGACAAATCCCGCTTGAGGTGCCAGCAAGGATGCCGCTTCAACGGAGAAATGTCGGCAGGGCGGCGGTCGGGAAGAATCCCGCAAAGATGATCGTATTTTTGGATAAGCGGCTTTGCTTCTCGTTTTTCCCATAGCCGGTAAAAAGGCTCCAATTCCGCTTCATTTTCATTCATACGTGTCATCTGTACCCACACCGCTTTGGGAAAAACTTTTGCTAATTGATCCGCAAAAGTTACAGCCTGCTTTAAATACCGTTCCGCATCCTCATCGGGAAGCTGATGCACGGTGCCGTACGTTTTTGAACCTGCCGCATCGATATCGACAATCCAGTAAATCGGCAAGCGCCCGTTACTTCTCGGCGGTATATCCCTGCAAACTTGAGCGAGCCGATCAAAACACTCAAGATTAGCTGCCGTTTTTTCTACAACACCGCTCGTTTCTATCAAGACTGAAAGATTCTGATGGTTCAATATCTGCGCCACAATCGTTGCAAACTGGGGATGCAAGAGCGGTTCCCCATAGAGCGACAGCGAAATAACGGCGCTTTCGGAAAAAGCGGCAATCGCATCAATGAGCCGAGCGGCGGCTTCAAAGTCCATACAGCAAGAATCATCAAAGTTTTTAGGGAACAGATTCGGACGGTAGATGGAAGGTAAGGGATGATAGGCGACTATCTCCATACCGTAATAGGCAGGCAGCGGCCGCAGGAATTCTTGCCGCTCGGTGATATATGCTGCATAGTTCTCCGCAGTGATACCGGTAAAATGACTGCACAAGAGCCAAGAAGCCTTGCTGTCGGCGTAAAAAGCGAGTCGCAGGTGCCGCATATCTTCGGGCGCAATCATCGTTTCCAAGTCGTAGGAGTTTATATCTTTTTTAACGGTATCAAAAAGAAAAGAGCGATTAAGCGGCACCTCTGCTGCAAAAGGCAGCGCTGCTAATATGGGTACAAGACCTGCCGAAACGATTTGCGGAAGAAGCCCCTCAGGATACCCATCCGCAAAACTGTATTCCGCCTTATAGGTACAATGCTGAGCATAGAGCTGCGCCGCACCCGCACTGTCTAAAAAAGGG from the Treponema medium genome contains:
- a CDS encoding cytidylyltransferase domain-containing protein; the protein is MSVYSGVAVVVQARLNSSRLPHKALLNLCGKPLLAYTLEAMREIPAERYILACDYTSAADFAPLAEQFHYTLISGSETDVLGRFCSVVKQFETSLRPITTIIRATGDNPFLFTEAAEASVQRFVELGEPDYFTYTGLPHGSGVEIIKAKSLLTAERLTDDAYDHEHVGPALYRHTDTFICVKETAPLRWYAPHLRTTVDTRDDFNRAELMMQYLQREKTAMPPSSSAVMQACRYAGRIAVFVPSVREGQGTGHLRRACSLMQELAPQLRCVLYLRSSSEPPFVQDIIKKMGNIETVNEIPEQTCVFILDNFRTQAEEVRQLKKIAPVIALDEGGEGRAFADYLIDILPTLPHSIELSDVSAPKPSPDSLNASNSSQSAMNRTTDHSKHTTDQPESVEALRANLTETGFIALPQKRKRDGAFKKYERNGKYFFPIENAKLLIVCGGEDAAHMGLPLAHIFAELGAEVSVIEPNEKKYSQQKMNLYVYPYLENLRDRLCEWDIIVTHYGFTAFEALAAGCAVILVSPTDYHYRLGLNAGFSTMPAGMPSAQDIKALFKAGIGIPSIVTPQSKEKSLADFILKLSTATAHRCPLCDEQALLPPEGRAENKTVSHCPVCGMYYPSFVAAEKKEYGEQYFFEEYQAQYGKTYLEDFESIKRQGLRRMSIINAIYAKVFNGGKEESLFEGLHHGTKRILDVGCAYGPFLAAAKESGWNPVGTDISAEAVHYVCKTLQLPACQAPFPVLPARFPFTVEKTFTEQHNQSLSIPLESGGFSAVAMWFVIEHFQDLNSVLQKVSDLLIGGGIFAFSTPALSGVTGRWNRRLFFAQSPTDHYTIWDRRQAKKQLERYGFTVKKIVSIGHHPERFPHAAKIKKGGFRWNILMLVSKLFKLGDSMEIYAVKMGAFDD
- a CDS encoding spiro-SPASM protein, coding for MPILESMKSFVVLAANGISDYALRPLTQDGCTALASALERTSRFPDYAGTIITAATEQCAAIQKYCDDVQLSTLPPVQVVPVAEDTAAAFFKALTPFAVEADHIFIAWADAPFLDSAGAAQLYAQHCTYKAEYSFADGYPEGLLPQIVSAGLVPILAALPFAAEVPLNRSFLFDTVKKDINSYDLETMIAPEDMRHLRLAFYADSKASWLLCSHFTGITAENYAAYITERQEFLRPLPAYYGMEIVAYHPLPSIYRPNLFPKNFDDSCCMDFEAAARLIDAIAAFSESAVISLSLYGEPLLHPQFATIVAQILNHQNLSVLIETSGVVEKTAANLECFDRLAQVCRDIPPRSNGRLPIYWIVDIDAAGSKTYGTVHQLPDEDAERYLKQAVTFADQLAKVFPKAVWVQMTRMNENEAELEPFYRLWEKREAKPLIQKYDHLCGILPDRRPADISPLKRHPCWHLKRDLSICTDGTVPLCKEDVSCSVVLGNAFTMPLETIWENGRRFYSDQIQSCYKGVCEHCDEYYTYNF